Sequence from the Pontibacter pudoricolor genome:
CTTTTAGTTTTGATATATATAGTTGGTTCTGAAATTAGTGAACTAACGCTGCAAAAAAATTATACTTTTTGTTTAGCGTTTTCTTTTTCCCACTGTTCGATCAGGTTCGGCAGTTGTGTTTTAAGGTAATCGAGGAAGCTGATGAAGTTTTGTAATTTTTCGTCGTAAACCGGATTATCTCTTTTTCTTACATCCAGCACCCGCTTCAGTATGTGGTTCAGTTCGCCCAGATCTTCCATTTTTTTGTTAAAGGTGTCGCGCCAGTTCGATGATTTTATCCGGAAGTAACGTTTTCTGTCGCCTGAAAAAGTGGTGTACTCGATATGGCCGGTGTTAAGGAGCATGTTCAGGGCATTGCTGGTGGCGCTTTTGCTTATGTTCAACGTCTCTGATATCTCTTCGAATGTAAGCTCAGGCTTATCAGAAACCAACAGTATGCCCATAACACGCGCTACAGCCGGCTGGAAACCATTGTTTTCCTGGTAGACACCAAATTCCTCGATCAGTTCCAGTTGTTTATCGCTTAATGTCATAATAATTATCAGTTACAGGTTGATAACAATGCAAAAGTAAACTATAGTTTCGTTAGTTCATAATTTACAGAACTAAATTTTTAAGATGTTTAGTGGGGCAGTTTTGAATGATAAGTGGTGGGAGTTATTGTTAGTTTAAGCTTGGGAGCAGGAGTGGAGGTATAACGGACTTGGCCATAAGGTGGGGCAGCTAACGTAAAGGTGTGGTTATGGGGAGTAATTTTTCGTTCTATTTGATATCTTTTAAGTAGGACTCATCCCAATCGTCCACTTTCCGCACAATGGGAGAAACACGAATAAAAGCGTCTTTTTGCTTTATATTATGCATGATGAACTCCATTAATTGAGGTTTTGAAATTCTTTTCCATCCTGACGAGCGCCCATGATTTCCTCCTTTAAATGCATATCCATTTTCATATCTCTGAACATCAATATATGAACCATCTCTATCACTTTGGTATTCATGCCCTTGGTAGTCATAGAATTCAAGTTCCATGTCATTAGGAAGCCACTCTACTAATTTCCCTATACTTTCAGATGCGATACTAGTGACATCTATCTCATATTGATTGTTTCTGATAGTTATATTGAAATTTTGAGTGTTGAACGGAAACTCTTTTTTCATTTTATTAACCATAACTATTGTATAAACCACAACATACGCTTATCTGCACTATAGCTGTAGTTTCTGAATTTTGATCTGATAGTTTACTGAACAAGATAAATTAATTATCCGATAGTACAAACTATAGTTTGCCGGTTTCGTGCCAGCGCATGCGGTAGGCGTTTATGGCGGTCTGGCCTAGTTTTCGGAGCAGCCTATAGTTTACCACTGCGCCCACCGGCGCCCCTATAACAGGAATAAGCTGGGCCATTTTGGCCAGGTCAATATAGTCGCGGTACTCCTGCTGAAAGCTGCGCCAGTTAAATTCGTTTATATCGTCGGGGAGGTGTTGTTTGCTGGTTTCCCAGTCGGTCATGTGCAGGTATACATCCCGGCGATGCTCGTGGCTGCTGAATGCCAGTTGAAAGATGTGAAGCAGGTAAAGGCGTTCCTTATAGTCATTCACATCATAACCATACAATGCGGCAATCTCGAACAGCAGCTTCATCTTAAACCCGAACAGCAACGGGAAGTCGGCAAGGCCAAGTAAAATGCCACCGGCCCCGGTTATGCCACCTTCGGCAGCCGCAGCGTGTTTGTAAAAATCGATGCGGCCCAGTACCAGCCCTTCCTGTAGCTGCAGGTTGTGTGCTTCGGCAGGTTTGCGAGTTACAAACCCGGCCCCGAAAAGCGTAGCCCGCGTCATTTGTTTTATAGCTGTGGTAATGGCGTTATGTACTTTGTCGGGTATGTAGCTGTTTATCTTGTGTTGCGCTTTGCGGGCCAGGTTGTTAAAAAAGGAGGGAGAGCGTTGCATTTCGTGCTGCCAGGTACGTAGCTCCTGCAAAGCCATCAGGTTATAGTTATGCTCAGGAAGCGGAATTGCCATCAGTTCTATAGTTTATAGTTGCCGCAGTAAGTACGTAAAGCGAAGCTACAGAATTAAACTATAGTTCAACTATAAAAGCTGCTGCTTTGTAATTAACAGGATGATAGGAGTGTTTGTAAAAATTTGTAAAAGGGAGAAGTATGCTTTTACGAAGCAACAAATCAAGCCAATCCATTAATACTGGTCAGACAACCTGAAAAAACAGCAAGCCACCCGGACCTGTGTCTGAGCGGCTTGCCATTTATAAAACAGGAAAAGAAAATTATGCTTGTTTTACCAGCTGCACTTCGCAGTGGAGCTTTATTTCGTTGCTTACAACTACCTGCCCGGCTTCGGTTACTGCATCCCAGGTCAGGTTAAATTCTTTGCGATTTATTTTACCGTCTACTGTAAAACCAGCTTTTGTCTGGCCATACGGGTCAACTACAATACCACCATATTCTACGTTCAGGGTTACTGGTTTGGTAATATCCCGGATGGTAAGGTCGCCGTGCAGTTTATAGTCGTCACCCGATCCTTCGAAGGTTTTACCAACAAAGCGCAGCTGCTTGTGCTGTTCCGCGTTAAAGAAGTCATCCGACTTAAGGTGCGTATCGCGCTGCTCGTTGTTGGTGCTGATAGAGTCGATATCTGCCGTAAACTCTATGCGGGAGGCTTTTGTAAAGTCTTCGTCCTCTGTTTCAACTTCAAGGTTAAAAGACTTAAAGTAACCAGTTACAGTTGTTATCATCAGGTGTTTCACCTTAAACTGGATTTCACTGTGTGTCGGGTCTATCACCCATTTTGTAGTTGCCATAATTATCTTTCTGTTTTTAATAAATATATAAATAGTAAGTACGTATTGTTGCGTAAATGTATAAACATTAAATGTATATACATACAATATGGGTTAAAAGTTTCAGAAAGGGTTATAGTTGCTGAAATCATGGCTATAGTTTAAAAGCAAAAAGCCGCTCCGGTATGGTTCCGGAGCGGCTTTTGTAAACCTGTTAGCTTATAGTTAAATATGTTGTTTTTTCTGAAGAGCTGCCAGTTGCTGGCTAAGTTCCTCGGCGCGGTTAAACTCAGTCTGCATTTCGCGCTTTAACTTCAGTTCACGCTCGCGAGCCGCTTTCTTATATTCGTTAAACTCGTTGTCGATGTCGTTAAAGGCTTTTACTTTTTCTGTAGTTGTGCTCTTGCTGCTCTTATACTGCATCATAACTATAGCCAGTATCAGCAACAAGGCAACTATAATCACCGAGTTCAGGATCACGTAAAACTGCTTTCCCATATCAATCCCGAAAAAAGAGATGTTATTGATCAGGTGCTGGCTTTTCTGTACTTCAAGCTCTTTGCGGGCGGTTTCTTCGGTAAGGGCTTTTAGTTCCTTCTGCTGGGCCTCTACGTTGGCACGGGCTTCAATCAGTTCTTTGTCGGCACCTGCGCGCGCATCGGCCAGTTTTTTGCCAATTACATGCAGGCTGTCGTTTACGCTGCTATAAAAGTTATTAAGTGTTTTTACATTCACTACCTTGTACTGCTGGCCTTTTTCATTGTAAGAGTTGGCATTCTCCTTAAGGTTATCGAACTGGCTTGATAACGAATTTTTAGCTGGTTTTGCTTTCTGGGGAGCCGTACCCTGGGCCTGTACAGCTGTGAACATTACAACTAAAATGAAAGATAAAAAGGTTGATTTCATGGTAATTTGATTAATGTCTGGATGCTATACCAGAGTAAACATAAAAGAAAGTGCTATAACGCGCAATAAAAATTTAGATGTGGGCGAAACTAATTTTACGGATTTCCCTCTTAAACTCCTTAGCCGGCTATTTATTGTAGTTTAAAACCAAGCTAACTATAATAAATACCTTTTTACGCTTATAAAGAGCTCATTATTAGCTGCTTTAAGGTATATATAATCATAAAAACGCGGTTATAGTTCCTGATATAAGTGCACCCGGTCATTTGGCAGTAAAAACTTGAATTATAGCGGGTTCTATAGTCTCCTGTAGTTAAAAGTGCGGCTGTCTGACAAGAGAACTACATATAAGCTGCTACTAGACGACTTACCCACGTTTGCAGGGCCAGAGCAATGTAGCTGTAACCAGTCAGTTACCTCGAAGTATAGTTAAAAACATTTGTTTCCCGTAATCCTTTAAAGCTGACCTGCTGCAGTTATGTTTTAAAAGAAACCAGAATACTATGAATAGCATTAAGACAAACCTTGCAAATAACCCTGATGTAATACTGATAGGTGCCGGAATAATGAGCGCCACGCTGGGCACGCTGCTGAAAGAACTGGAACCAGACCTTAAAATAGAAGTGTATGAGCGGCTGGATGTAGCTGCAGCCGAAAGCTCTGATGCCTGGAATAACGCCGGAACCGGGCATTCTGCCTTCTGCGAGTTAAACTATACCCCAGAGCGCCCCGACGGAACTATAGACATTACCAAAGCCGTGAAAATTGCCGAGTCGTTTGAGGTATCCAAGCAGTTCTGGTCTTACCTGATAGAAAAGAACCAGGTAAAACTTCCTGATTTCTTCATCAACAGTATTCCGCATATCAGCTTTGTGTGGGGCGATAAAAATGTGGAGTTCCTTAAAAAGCGCTACGATGCCCTGACCGGGTGCCATCTGTTTAAAGGCATGCAATATTCGGAGAACGCCCGGCAACTAAAGGAATGGATGCCACTGGTAATGGAGGACCGCGACCCGAAAGAGGTATTGGCTGCCA
This genomic interval carries:
- a CDS encoding EcsC family protein, with translation MAIPLPEHNYNLMALQELRTWQHEMQRSPSFFNNLARKAQHKINSYIPDKVHNAITTAIKQMTRATLFGAGFVTRKPAEAHNLQLQEGLVLGRIDFYKHAAAAEGGITGAGGILLGLADFPLLFGFKMKLLFEIAALYGYDVNDYKERLYLLHIFQLAFSSHEHRRDVYLHMTDWETSKQHLPDDINEFNWRSFQQEYRDYIDLAKMAQLIPVIGAPVGAVVNYRLLRKLGQTAINAYRMRWHETGKL
- a CDS encoding GbsR/MarR family transcriptional regulator; amino-acid sequence: MTLSDKQLELIEEFGVYQENNGFQPAVARVMGILLVSDKPELTFEEISETLNISKSATSNALNMLLNTGHIEYTTFSGDRKRYFRIKSSNWRDTFNKKMEDLGELNHILKRVLDVRKRDNPVYDEKLQNFISFLDYLKTQLPNLIEQWEKENAKQKV
- a CDS encoding YceI family protein is translated as MATTKWVIDPTHSEIQFKVKHLMITTVTGYFKSFNLEVETEDEDFTKASRIEFTADIDSISTNNEQRDTHLKSDDFFNAEQHKQLRFVGKTFEGSGDDYKLHGDLTIRDITKPVTLNVEYGGIVVDPYGQTKAGFTVDGKINRKEFNLTWDAVTEAGQVVVSNEIKLHCEVQLVKQA